TCCTTAATAAGGATATTGTATTCGCTGAGGTCGGAGTGCACGAGATTGGCTTTGCAGTAAAGTTTATTATAATCCTCTATAATATCGGAGAGAATCTTCTCTGGGTCCTCTACTTCAATATTCTTCAACATAGGAGCATTTTTTCCATTTGTACCTATGAAATCCATGAGAAGCACGTTATTTCTGAAGGCAATTGGTTCTGGAACCATTACTCCAGCTTCATGGGCTCTTTCAAGATTTTTAAACTCTTTCTTAACCCATGTATAAATTATACCTCTTCTATTCTTATGAAATCCCCTGAAGCGCCTGTCTCCCTCTATATATTTTAGCATATTTCGGAAATCGCTGGCAGTAACCATATATATTTTAACAGCAATCTTTCTACCGTTTCTATCATCTGCCAGAAAAACATTGGCTTCCTTTCCGGCTTTGATAACACCATGAAGGATGTCTATGGAGCCGTTCTTTGCAAAATGATATAGAGTTAACAGAGTGGAGTTGTCAAAGACTTCATTAGCTACTTTATAATCCTCAACGCCTTTGACTCTCTTCCTCATCTTGTCTATTTTCTTGTCAATTTTTGAAATTTTTTTCTCAATCATGTGAAGTCAAGAAGTCCCATATTGTTAAGTCTATCAACCTGGGTCTTTGTGTAGCGCCATACAATATCTGCCTTTTCGTCACTCTGTACGGTCCATGGCTTAACTATAACCACATCACCTTCTTTGACCCAGATTCTTCTTCTTATTTTTCCCGGAATTCTGCAAAGCCTTGTCTTGTTGTCGGAACACATAACAAGCATTCTCGAGCCACCTCTAAGCTGCTCTACTATACCAAATACCTCCTCTCTCTCGGGGAGTCTTAACCTTCTCAACTGAGGTTCATCTTTCTGTGGTCTTGCCAAATCATCACCTTTTTATTACTAATATATGAATAACCTTATAAAACTTTAGAAATGATTATGGCAGGAGGTCTCTGTTATACTACTCCCAATTTTTAAGTTTGTGATATGATTAGCATGGAGAAGGCAAAGAAGAAAGCGATATAGATGTGCTGGTCATAACTACTACAAATCGGTTCGAGATGCAGAAGAATCTCTCTGAAATAGCTGTTGATGTCCTGCTGGAGACGGGGGTATATATTTCTGCCAAAGTGGCTACAGTGGAAGAATACGAGCAGATGAAGAATTTTAACACTGGATTTTACCAGAACATCGCAAGAGAGAGTGTGACTATTGAATTAAATCGAAATGCTTATAGGAGAAGCAGAGTTCAAGCTGAGGGCTGTGAAGATTCTATTTGAAAATGGTGAATACAGCGATGTTATAAGCAGGGCTTTAAGTTATCTTGTAATTTCATAACTGGCAATGTTTTCATAGAGTTCTCTGGCTCTTCTGTCCTTCTCAAAATGGTCTCTTATAGGTTCTATCAGCTTATTAAGATACTCAGCCACGCTAATCTTCAAATCCATGGGATGGAGCTTTTCTATGATATAGTCTTTTTCAAGCTCCTCATAGGAATAGTAGGTTATATCTCCTCCAAACTTTTCTGGTCTTTCAATGGTTAACTCATCAAAGGCTCTGAAGATAATTTCCCTGCTGTAGTCCAGTATTGGATTTCCCTCGACAATCTTTGCAGGGCAGTAAGCCTTCCTTATCTTATTTTTTATTTCTTTTCTGGTGTCATGCACAAAAATAGCTGAAGAAGGTTTGGATTTTGACATCTTGGCATTTATTGCAGCCTGGACTTTCGAGAGGGAACTCTCCTCCTTATCCTTCAGGCCTTCCAGGCCAACAAGCATATGGTGGCTAACTATGACCGGTTTACCTCCTACTCCACAGCCACTGTAGTCGAGATGCTGCACCAGTGCCTTTTTTGATGCTATTTCCCTTGCAAGCATATTCACCTTTCTCTGGTCCATACCAAGCTGGCATATGTCTGCCTTGATATGGAATATATCGGCACACTGCATGCTCGGATAGAAAACAAAGGCAGTGGGCTGGGATATATCCTCGCCCCTTCCAGCGATGGCAAGACTTCTCATAGTCCTCCTCAGAGTATGATTTCTGGCTACAAGAACAACCTTCTTCCAGTATTCGGGATTATCAAAGAACTCCTTGTGCCATATAACCTCAACCTTTTTCATATCCACGCCTGCAGCCTTCCATACTTCAATAAAATATTCGCCTGCCTCTCTTATTTTTTCAAGGTCACCACCGAATTTGTTGTTTATCCATGCAAAGCTGTCAGCAAGGAGAAGTTTGAATTTAACTCCCGCATCAAGAAGGTCTTTCAGAAGAAGAGGTCTGTAAACTCCAACAGGCAGGTGTGCCAGTCCGCTTGGTTCAAAGCCATCATAGGCAACAGGCACAGTTTTTGTTTCTAAAAGCTGCCTTAACTCCTCTTCTGTTACAACTTCCTCGCCCACACCTTTTATAAGTCTTATTCTCTCTTCAATGTCCATGTTAATCTTCCTCTTCAGTCTTTAACAGATAGTAAGTATCATTCAGCTTTATAGTATTAACCTCATTTCCAACCTTAAGGGCTATATTCAGGTGAAGATAAAAAGTTTTGTATTCCTGCATATCAAGAAGCTGAATCTCATCATTTCTAACTTCAGTAACAATCGCCTTAATGTAGTCTCTTTTTTCTGCCACAATCTTATTCTTCTCAATTTTTGAGAGTGATGTACCTGAACTTCTCCTTTCTTTCAGGTCAAATAGAGATACTAAATTTCCTTTAAGCCATATAATCTGGTATAGTTTTCCCATATCCTCAATAATATTACCCAGGCTGAATTCAGGGAGTTTTAGTAAATATGTTATTCTATAAAGTTCTTTTCCGTTTCTACCCATTCCAAAGAGCTTTGAAGATTCCTTCAGAAAACCGCCATACTTTCCCCTTAAAATATTTACTGCCTTTCTGGCGGCTTTTGCTGACCCAACATAGAAATCATAACCTCCCCTTATTTTCTTCAGCTCGGATATGAAGGTATTTAAATCATTCTGGGAAAGAATTGCTTTTTCCATGGCTGCCCTGATTTTCTCCCTCTCATCGGGGCTTTTCTTTTCAAGACCACGCAGTTGCACTATGGCTTCATAATACCTTGAAACACTTCTCTGACATGTGGGGCAAATGCTGAGTTTAACTGGAACTTTCACATCAAGACTTCTCTCTATATTCCGCTTTTCATCTTTTACCCTGATTTTAAGGGTGACAAGATAATCTCTGGGTGATGTACTTATAACTTCCAGAGCCTCGATGCCAACAGCAGGCTCTTCAATATTCTCCACGTATATATTGTTTTCAGCAGCAACAAATGCTGCTTCAACAGCAGCTTCCTCAAGGCTGCCACTAAAACTGTTCCATCTCTTATAGTAAATAGAGAAGCAGTTCCTGCACACCATACCTTTTACTTTTCTATCCACCGATATCTTAACTTTCTCACGGTTGAAGCATTCACTGCATAAACCTGATATAAGCTCTTTTTCTGTCTTTCCACAGCTAACACAGAATTTTCTCGTCATTTTTTTACACCTACATGCACTGCAACAGTTCCAAAGGTGAGAAGATTATATTCCACATCCATCCCGAGCTTCTCCATGATTTTCATGAGCTCCATGGGCTTTGGAAAAGCCTCAACGCTCTCTGGAAGATAAGAGTAAGCATCTCTGTCACCTGCTATAACTCCTCCAAGAAGGGGAAGGATATTGAAGAAGTAAAAGGAATATAGAGCTCTGATTATTTTATTCCGGGGCATTGTGAACTCCAGTATTACAACTCTACCGCCTTTCCTGACAACTCTGGCCATTTCAGCAACAGCCCTTTCAACAGAAGCCATATTGCGTACACCAAACCCAACTGTAACGGCATCAAAACTGTTATCTCTGAAAGCAAGTCTGAGAGCATCCTGCCTGAGAAAGGCAACCCTCCTGTTTTCAGCTCTGGTTTTGGCTATCTTTAGCATCTCCTCATTGAAATCGACACCGGCAACGAAACCTGCTACACCCACCTTTTTTTCAAGTTGAAAGGCAATTTTTCCTGTTCCAGTTGCTACATCCAGAACTTTATTGCCAGAAGTAACTCCTGTTTTTTCAACAGCAAACCTTCGCCAGAAAGTATCTGTATTAAAGCTCAGCAGGGTATTTGCCAGGTCGTATCTATCTGCAATTGATGAAAACATTCTGTTAATTTTAACTGTCTTTTCTCTGACTCCTGATGGCATGATATCTAAAAATTCGTTAACAAAGAATAGAGTTTCTGGCAGAAAATTCACATAAGTTTCATAAGGTCGGCTCTGGTAATTATTCCGATAATTTTGCCCATTTCCATTACAAGCACAACACTGCTACTCTCCATGAGCTTTGATATCATACTTATATCTGCATCCTTTCCAACTGTTGGGAATCCGCTCTTCATAACATCCTTTACCTTTTTCTCAGCTATCTTCTCAGGTTTTGTGAAGCTTATTTCATTTACAACAAGCTCTTCAGATATACTTCCGAGCTGCCTACCCTCGCTAACTACAGGAAGCTGGGAAATCCCGTATTTCTCCATAAGCTTTGAAGC
This portion of the archaeon BMS3Bbin15 genome encodes:
- a CDS encoding 3-deoxy-D-manno-octulosonic-acid kinase — translated: MIEKKISKIDKKIDKMRKRVKGVEDYKVANEVFDNSTLLTLYHFAKNGSIDILHGVIKAGKEANVFLADDRNGRKIAVKIYMVTASDFRNMLKYIEGDRRFRGFHKNRRGIIYTWVKKEFKNLERAHEAGVMVPEPIAFRNNVLLMDFIGTNGKNAPMLKNIEVEDPEKILSDIIEDYNKLYCKANLVHSDLSEYNILIKDNSIPYLIDFSQAVIREHPGAADFLNRDVKNLTRYFKKYFDVAEEEIYKRITLCG
- a CDS encoding translation initiation factor IF-1A; amino-acid sequence: MARPQKDEPQLRRLRLPEREEVFGIVEQLRGGSRMLVMCSDNKTRLCRIPGKIRRRIWVKEGDVVIVKPWTVQSDEKADIVWRYTKTQVDRLNNMGLLDFT
- a CDS encoding tyrosyl-tRNA synthetase → MDIEERIRLIKGVGEEVVTEEELRQLLETKTVPVAYDGFEPSGLAHLPVGVYRPLLLKDLLDAGVKFKLLLADSFAWINNKFGGDLEKIREAGEYFIEVWKAAGVDMKKVEVIWHKEFFDNPEYWKKVVLVARNHTLRRTMRSLAIAGRGEDISQPTAFVFYPSMQCADIFHIKADICQLGMDQRKVNMLAREIASKKALVQHLDYSGCGVGGKPVIVSHHMLVGLEGLKDKEESSLSKVQAAINAKMSKSKPSSAIFVHDTRKEIKNKIRKAYCPAKIVEGNPILDYSREIIFRAFDELTIERPEKFGGDITYYSYEELEKDYIIEKLHPMDLKISVAEYLNKLIEPIRDHFEKDRRARELYENIASYEITR
- a CDS encoding NMD3 family protein is translated as MTRKFCVSCGKTEKELISGLCSECFNREKVKISVDRKVKGMVCRNCFSIYYKRWNSFSGSLEEAAVEAAFVAAENNIYVENIEEPAVGIEALEVISTSPRDYLVTLKIRVKDEKRNIERSLDVKVPVKLSICPTCQRSVSRYYEAIVQLRGLEKKSPDEREKIRAAMEKAILSQNDLNTFISELKKIRGGYDFYVGSAKAARKAVNILRGKYGGFLKESSKLFGMGRNGKELYRITYLLKLPEFSLGNIIEDMGKLYQIIWLKGNLVSLFDLKERRSSGTSLSKIEKNKIVAEKRDYIKAIVTEVRNDEIQLLDMQEYKTFYLHLNIALKVGNEVNTIKLNDTYYLLKTEEED
- the ubiE_1 gene encoding ubiquinone/menaquinone biosynthesis C-methyltransferase UbiE, producing MNFLPETLFFVNEFLDIMPSGVREKTVKINRMFSSIADRYDLANTLLSFNTDTFWRRFAVEKTGVTSGNKVLDVATGTGKIAFQLEKKVGVAGFVAGVDFNEEMLKIAKTRAENRRVAFLRQDALRLAFRDNSFDAVTVGFGVRNMASVERAVAEMARVVRKGGRVVILEFTMPRNKIIRALYSFYFFNILPLLGGVIAGDRDAYSYLPESVEAFPKPMELMKIMEKLGMDVEYNLLTFGTVAVHVGVKK
- the cbs gene encoding putative cystathionine beta-synthase, which encodes MFNLPTPDELKKHRKMLGLTQAELARKAGVSQPLIARIEAGDIDPRLSTISKIVDVLKRKEVIVNLPVKEIMKSPVLFISPESTLKEASKLMEKYGISQLPVVSEGRQLGSISEELVVNEISFTKPEKIAEKKVKDVMKSGFPTVGKDADISMISKLMESSSVVLVMEMGKIIGIITRADLMKLM